A stretch of DNA from Candidatus Zixiibacteriota bacterium:
GATTTTACGAATCCGGAGGTTTCGGGATTGAGAACGGCCGAGAAGATAATCGGCCTGTCTTTGATTTTTTCCGAAACGGCCTGGGTGGCGAAAGTTCCAATAGTCAGAATCAGCCGTGGCTTTGATTCCGCGATGGCCTCAATATTCTTTTCGGCGACGGCGGCATTTGAGGATAGAAGATACTCATCGAATGCCGTGGTGGCATATTGGAGAGTGATAGCGCTCTTTATACCCCTGATAGTGCGAAGGGTCGATTCGAGGCTGTCGGAATAAACGATTGCCAGCTTTATATCTTGAGCCCGCGCAGTACCAGAGAATCCGCCTGTCATCATAAGAATGAGGGCGGTTCCCATGAAAGATATAACTTTCCTGTTAAGAATCATCCCTGCCTTATGCTCCCGAAAACGCCGGAAATTTGTCAAAACCAATGTTGTTCATCATCTCCCATCCCTGTTCGAGGCATAAATATCAATCAGGTTATCGGGCGGATGCATGAAAAACTTGACCATCCCGCCCAAAAATCCGGGATGACGTCAAAGCTTCAGTTTTGTGTCATTATCAGGCCGCAAATTTTGACCGGGGGAATAGTAAAGTAAGAAACGGAACAGTCGATAAGATTTTAAGAGACGTGAAATTCTATAATGGCTGAATCAATGCCTGAAGAATAAAATGCCTATTAAAATAAATAATAGATTCTATTTGTCGGCTCCAGAAACGATTGAACGGAGGATCCACCTTGAGTAACTCTAGGAAAAAAACAATATCAGTCTCGGTCATAGCCGCTTTGATTGGATTGCCTTTGCTTCTGATGGCCGGAACGACCGGTAAAATTGCCGGAATCGTTGAAAACAAAACCTCCGGGGAACCAATCCCCGGTGCTACCATTCGTGTCGTCGGCACCGATCTTGTCACTCAGACTGATGCCGACGGAGAGTTTTTCGTAATCAATCTTCCCGCCGGCGCCTATAATATCTCCGTTTCCGTAATCGGGTATCAGTCCGTGGTCAAGGAAAATGTGAGAGTTCTGCTGGATTTAACCACCCCGGTTGACTTCAATATCGACCAGGTGGAGATTCCGCTGGCCCGGCAGGTGAAAGTATATGCCGAGCGTCCCCCGGTGCAGAAAGACCTGACCGCCTCACGGTCGACTCTGACTTCGGATCAACTGTCGTACGTTCCCAATTCCCTGACGGTCCAGAATGTTCTGGCCAATATGGCGGGAACGGTCGTTGACCGCGACAATTCGCTTCACGTGCGCGGTGGACGGGCCGGAACCATATCATATTATTATGATGGGTTCTCAATTCAGGATCCCTTCGTGGGTCTGGCCGGTATCAGGATAATGCCCGAGGCGCTGGAGGAAATCAACCTGACCCTGGGCGGTTTTCCGGCCGAATACGGCGAGGCTCTTTCCGGTATCGTGAATGCCGTCAGCAAAGAGGGTTCACGCACCCTCCACGGCCGGCTGAAAATATATGACGGCGCCACTTCCCCGTTTGATATTACCACCGGGGAGTTCAAACGCCTGAAACGAAACGGAAATGATGCGGTTGGATACGAATTATCCGGCCCGGTGCCGCTTTTCTCTTCCAATCGGGCCATTTTCTCGATGGCTGGAGAGTATCTGCATAATGACGGTTATTTGCCTCATAATGAAAGCGAGCAGTTCACCCAGACGGCCAAATTCAATTATCAGCCGTCGCCCAATTTCAAACTGACCGCCACCGGCAGTTATAACAGGAGTTTCAACCAGGTTTATGTGCATCGGGATGTCAATGACCGGTCCTATGATTTCAACCTCGATGGGCTGGGAATCGCCAAATCAAAGGCCTATCTCTACGGATTGAAAGGTAATTATAATGTGGATCAGAAAACCATCCTCGGATTCACCTACAACCATTTTTATACCGACTACAAGCGGGCGCCGGAGCATCTCTTCGATAAATACTGGAATGAATGGCCGGGCTATTCCGAGGATGCCAATGGCGTCTATAATGGAACCATTCATGACAGCAATTATCAGTATTCCCTGGATTATTTCAATACCGGCTTTACGGACGGCAACGATTTCGACCCGACCTACCGAGAACGTTCGACCGAATATGATGCTGTTTCCGCCAGCCTGACCAGTCAGGTCAACAAGCGCAACGAAATACGTGTCGGCGG
This window harbors:
- a CDS encoding TonB-dependent receptor, producing the protein MSNSRKKTISVSVIAALIGLPLLLMAGTTGKIAGIVENKTSGEPIPGATIRVVGTDLVTQTDADGEFFVINLPAGAYNISVSVIGYQSVVKENVRVLLDLTTPVDFNIDQVEIPLARQVKVYAERPPVQKDLTASRSTLTSDQLSYVPNSLTVQNVLANMAGTVVDRDNSLHVRGGRAGTISYYYDGFSIQDPFVGLAGIRIMPEALEEINLTLGGFPAEYGEALSGIVNAVSKEGSRTLHGRLKIYDGATSPFDITTGEFKRLKRNGNDAVGYELSGPVPLFSSNRAIFSMAGEYLHNDGYLPHNESEQFTQTAKFNYQPSPNFKLTATGSYNRSFNQVYVHRDVNDRSYDFNLDGLGIAKSKAYLYGLKGNYNVDQKTILGFTYNHFYTDYKRAPEHLFDKYWNEWPGYSEDANGVYNGTIHDSNYQYSLDYFNTGFTDGNDFDPTYRERSTEYDAVSASLTSQVNKRNEIRVGGEFRRYDLFWDFKQFYNQQPYGEKYSHSPNYATIYLQDKLELKDMVVNAGLRWDYLSSQVDYWPNVLDTVHYPKDRSNSQSQISPRLGISHPISDNSVIRFNYGYFFQVPNYTSMYTNLQANLNSGYPIVGNPMLKAEKTIAYELGLNQMISQDLRLDITTYYKDIKNLVATKEIGLNGVSPVTQFVNEDYASAKGVDVTLEKVARGSLSGSLVYSYLIAKGNSSSAWDGYYNYITNPNDSVKPVKEYPLSFDQRHTLTLNVDYRVSREWRGRFLGMSIPSAWGINMVGHYGSGLPYTVTDNLGNRMGGINEGRLPANYSVDLRFNKDFYVSKNNDFFSFFIEVENLFDRRNIIDVYSNTGRPDEDGRRFELTADPDGSGPYTAEDVNRFYRLLARDPQNYSAPRTIRLGLEFNF